One window of Chryseobacterium sp. JJR-5R genomic DNA carries:
- a CDS encoding YigZ family protein, which translates to MFEYKTIETPIENTLLKEKGSKFIGFAFPVTGEAELKRALEKIRTEHPKATHHCYAFRMGTNGENYRANDDGEPSGSAGLPIFNQLLANDITNVLVIVVRYYGGTKLGVSGLVKAYKESAKITLEEARIIIKELETEIEIRFNFNQQNTIFTLLSKFDGKIISFDSQERAVISARIKSKDKDQILEALTNLQFVEYKV; encoded by the coding sequence ATGTTTGAGTACAAAACCATAGAAACCCCTATAGAAAACACTTTATTAAAGGAAAAAGGAAGCAAGTTCATCGGATTTGCTTTTCCGGTTACCGGTGAAGCGGAACTGAAGCGAGCTTTGGAAAAAATCAGAACTGAACATCCGAAAGCAACGCACCACTGTTATGCTTTCAGAATGGGGACCAACGGGGAAAACTACCGGGCCAATGATGACGGCGAGCCGTCCGGAAGTGCAGGATTGCCTATTTTTAACCAGCTCCTGGCAAACGACATTACCAATGTCCTGGTTATCGTGGTGCGGTATTACGGCGGGACAAAGCTTGGGGTCTCGGGATTGGTGAAAGCCTATAAGGAATCGGCTAAAATCACCCTGGAAGAAGCCCGCATCATTATAAAAGAGCTGGAAACAGAAATTGAAATCAGGTTTAACTTTAACCAGCAGAATACGATTTTTACTTTGCTTTCAAAATTCGATGGAAAAATCATCAGTTTCGATTCTCAGGAAAGGGCCGTTATATCAGCCAGAATAAAATCGAAAGACAAAGACCAGATCCTGGAAGCCCTTACAAATCTCCAGTTTGTGGAATATAAAGTATAA
- a CDS encoding bacteriocin-like protein — translation MKNFKKLSKRELKSIQGAVEKCYYLFDGTRVCPCNPHTTYNCNGVCIPLGQACAAPSIEL, via the coding sequence ATGAAAAATTTTAAGAAATTATCAAAAAGAGAATTGAAATCCATTCAGGGAGCAGTTGAAAAGTGTTATTATTTATTTGACGGAACAAGAGTCTGCCCGTGCAACCCTCATACGACCTACAACTGTAATGGCGTATGTATTCCGCTTGGACAGGCCTGTGCAGCTCCATCAATTGAACTTTAG
- a CDS encoding endonuclease: MKRTLLSFLMSMAFISAFAQIPTGYYDGTSGLSGAPLKSKLKQIITNGHVDHGYGGLWTGYQTTDRDNLSGIPGYENDGTIMDMYSENPNGTDPYNFTYGTTQCGGSGYTNEGDCYNREHVVPQSLFSEAFPMKSDIHFIRATDGKVNGMRSNYPFGKVGSTSYTSQNGSKLGTSVSPGYSGTVFEPIDAFKGDIARMIFYFVTRYETQLAGFSSGNMLGGSAFPGLQTWELNQLLAWSAADPVSATEIARNNASYAYQGNRNPFIDHPEYVAQIWGNIVPDTEVPTTPANLTASNPSSNSISLSWTASTDNTGVAGYDIYVNGVLYSSVSATTATVSGLNPSTTYTFYIIANDASGNASAASNTATETTLAGGQPGGGNTSCGTEDFENIPASASGYATRTWTNNNITWTATDARTDQDINGSGNKAITIRNGNLTSSTISGGIQSLTAKAQLEFSGTSGSLDVKVNDITVGTIPYTNTSNALVTINNINISGNFVISIVNPVNGNRVSIDDLSWTCSATLGTTEAVKTKSGFTIYSNPVKNNELYVKGDNLNRISKAQIYDLSGKLIQTVENPFKNSNKIHLKGLVKGNYILTADSFSAKFIIE, translated from the coding sequence GCCCAGATCCCGACAGGTTATTATGACGGAACGTCAGGCCTTAGCGGTGCACCCCTAAAATCCAAACTGAAACAGATCATTACCAACGGCCATGTTGACCATGGATACGGCGGATTATGGACAGGTTACCAGACTACGGACCGGGATAACCTTTCAGGAATTCCAGGATATGAAAACGACGGGACCATTATGGATATGTATTCTGAAAACCCGAACGGCACAGATCCTTACAATTTCACTTATGGCACTACCCAGTGCGGCGGCTCAGGCTATACTAACGAAGGAGACTGCTACAACAGGGAACATGTAGTGCCCCAAAGTTTATTCAGCGAAGCTTTTCCAATGAAATCGGACATCCATTTTATACGTGCCACTGACGGAAAAGTGAACGGAATGAGATCCAACTATCCTTTTGGTAAAGTAGGCTCAACTTCTTACACTTCCCAGAACGGGTCAAAACTCGGAACTTCGGTTTCTCCGGGGTATTCCGGGACTGTTTTCGAGCCGATCGATGCTTTTAAAGGAGACATTGCCAGAATGATCTTTTATTTTGTAACAAGATACGAGACACAGCTTGCCGGCTTCAGTTCCGGAAACATGCTCGGAGGCTCTGCATTTCCGGGATTACAGACCTGGGAACTTAACCAGTTACTGGCCTGGAGTGCCGCAGACCCGGTTTCTGCGACTGAAATTGCCAGAAACAATGCATCGTATGCATACCAGGGAAACAGAAACCCTTTTATCGACCATCCGGAATACGTGGCCCAGATATGGGGAAATATTGTTCCTGATACCGAGGTTCCTACAACCCCTGCTAATTTAACAGCCAGCAACCCTTCTTCAAACTCCATTTCATTAAGCTGGACCGCATCTACGGATAATACAGGAGTTGCCGGATATGATATTTATGTGAACGGAGTTCTGTACTCAAGTGTTTCGGCAACAACGGCTACCGTTTCAGGATTGAACCCTTCTACGACATATACGTTTTACATCATTGCAAATGATGCTTCAGGAAATGCCTCTGCCGCAAGTAACACGGCAACAGAGACTACCCTTGCGGGCGGACAGCCGGGCGGAGGTAATACAAGCTGCGGTACGGAAGATTTTGAAAACATCCCGGCAAGTGCATCAGGCTACGCAACAAGAACCTGGACCAATAACAATATAACCTGGACCGCTACTGATGCCAGAACTGACCAAGACATCAACGGATCAGGCAATAAAGCAATTACCATCAGAAACGGAAACCTTACGAGTTCCACCATCAGTGGAGGAATTCAAAGCCTGACGGCAAAGGCACAACTGGAATTCTCAGGAACTTCAGGCAGTCTGGATGTTAAGGTTAACGACATCACAGTGGGTACCATCCCTTATACCAATACCTCAAACGCTTTGGTCACCATCAATAATATAAACATAAGCGGAAATTTCGTAATCAGTATTGTAAATCCTGTCAATGGCAACAGAGTTTCTATCGATGATCTAAGCTGGACGTGCTCCGCTACCTTAGGCACTACAGAAGCTGTAAAAACCAAATCAGGCTTTACGATCTATTCGAATCCTGTAAAAAACAATGAGCTGTATGTAAAAGGAGATAACCTGAACAGGATCTCAAAAGCACAGATTTATGACCTTTCAGGGAAACTGATCCAGACGGTGGAAAACCCTTTTAAAAATTCCAATAAGATTCATCTTAAAGGTCTGGTAAAAGGAAATTATATCCTTACCGCTGACAGCTTTTCTGCAAAATTCATTATAGAATAA
- a CDS encoding DUF349 domain-containing protein, whose amino-acid sequence MITENNLSENEEKNNSNELPQGDTPENAVPAPESIHEEEAEHEEEHAAEAEISLNDALKEMETIINAPDAGENLKKFNQLKEKASHYIHDEVEDKKHEYEEGGNASENFSYEHPSQARFSALVNIFREKYDTYQKGQEEEQHKNLEYRQNIIERLKNLYTNSEPGTNLFKSIREIKEDWSKAGQVAKSEFKILNNNYFHHLNQFYQMLDLNKEFLEQEYSHNLEKRQHIIERAKQLEHEPVIQKALNELQYLHKLWKEEAEPVSEEFREKTWEEFKEISNKIHERKSELSAAIETEQAANLEKKNQIIAEIKKLTEPAETPNHNYWQNSIRQVEDLRSEFLKTGSVPRKLSNQNWNDFKAILRTFNTTKNTYYKSLKGSQQANLEEKLKLIQMAKDNQNNEEWDVSVALFKKLQEDWKKIGHVPKSMTNKIWDEFRDACNTFFNNYREKSNASTDNWKENYKNKKTILDELKTVSDEEGSVEKIEAIKTAWNNIGKVPRDKISINTEFNKTLREKLKLNKINEFDLKEEGLSENQLTDKARKIKNQISDLEAEIVKLENNLAFFKNPSKENPLLRDTFNSIDDKKAHLETLKQNLHNIISGE is encoded by the coding sequence ATGATTACAGAAAACAACCTTTCTGAAAACGAAGAGAAGAATAATTCTAACGAACTGCCGCAGGGGGACACACCGGAAAATGCGGTTCCCGCTCCTGAAAGCATACATGAAGAAGAAGCGGAACACGAAGAAGAGCATGCTGCAGAGGCAGAGATCTCTTTAAATGATGCCCTGAAGGAAATGGAGACAATCATCAATGCGCCGGATGCAGGGGAAAACCTTAAGAAATTCAATCAGCTGAAGGAAAAAGCAAGTCATTACATCCATGATGAAGTGGAAGACAAAAAGCATGAGTATGAGGAAGGCGGGAATGCTTCTGAAAATTTCAGTTACGAGCATCCTTCCCAGGCCAGGTTTTCTGCCCTGGTAAATATTTTCAGGGAGAAATACGACACCTACCAGAAAGGCCAGGAAGAGGAACAGCATAAAAACCTGGAATACCGCCAGAATATCATTGAAAGGCTTAAAAACCTTTACACCAACTCGGAGCCGGGAACCAATCTTTTCAAATCCATCAGGGAAATTAAAGAAGACTGGTCCAAAGCCGGACAGGTAGCGAAATCTGAATTCAAGATCCTTAACAATAATTATTTCCATCACCTGAACCAGTTTTATCAGATGCTGGACCTAAACAAAGAATTCCTGGAGCAGGAATACAGCCACAACCTGGAGAAAAGGCAGCACATCATTGAGCGTGCAAAACAGCTTGAACATGAGCCGGTGATCCAGAAAGCGCTTAACGAACTGCAGTACCTCCACAAGCTCTGGAAGGAAGAAGCCGAGCCGGTTTCTGAAGAATTCCGTGAGAAAACATGGGAAGAGTTCAAGGAGATTTCAAATAAGATCCATGAAAGAAAATCCGAGCTTTCAGCAGCCATAGAAACGGAACAGGCCGCTAATCTTGAAAAGAAAAACCAGATTATCGCCGAAATCAAAAAACTTACCGAGCCTGCGGAAACCCCGAACCACAACTACTGGCAGAATTCCATCAGACAGGTGGAAGACCTCCGTTCAGAGTTCCTTAAAACAGGCAGTGTTCCGAGAAAGCTTTCCAACCAGAACTGGAATGATTTCAAAGCCATCCTCAGAACATTCAATACTACAAAGAATACCTATTACAAATCATTAAAAGGATCCCAGCAGGCTAATCTGGAAGAAAAGCTGAAACTGATCCAGATGGCAAAGGACAACCAGAACAATGAAGAATGGGATGTTTCCGTTGCACTGTTCAAAAAACTTCAGGAAGACTGGAAGAAAATCGGGCATGTGCCGAAAAGCATGACCAATAAAATCTGGGACGAATTCCGTGATGCCTGCAACACCTTTTTCAACAACTACAGGGAGAAAAGCAATGCCTCAACGGATAACTGGAAGGAAAACTACAAGAATAAAAAGACGATTCTTGATGAGCTGAAAACCGTTTCCGATGAGGAAGGAAGTGTTGAGAAAATCGAAGCCATCAAGACGGCGTGGAACAATATCGGGAAGGTTCCGAGAGATAAAATCTCAATCAACACCGAGTTCAACAAAACGCTTAGGGAGAAACTCAAGCTTAATAAAATCAACGAATTTGACCTGAAAGAAGAAGGCTTATCCGAGAACCAGCTGACCGATAAGGCAAGGAAGATCAAGAACCAGATTTCTGATCTTGAAGCCGAAATTGTGAAACTGGAGAACAATCTGGCATTCTTTAAGAATCCTTCTAAGGAAAACCCGTTACTGAGGGATACCTTTAATTCGATTGATGACAAGAAAGCCCATCTGGAAACCTTGAAACAAAATCTCCACAATATCATCTCCGGAGAATAA
- the ribD gene encoding bifunctional diaminohydroxyphosphoribosylaminopyrimidine deaminase/5-amino-6-(5-phosphoribosylamino)uracil reductase RibD, with the protein MQEEFYISRCIELARKATGKTYPNPLVGSVIVHNGKIIGEGYHHKAGEPHAEINAIHSVADKSLIPESTIYVSLEPCAHYGKTPPCALKIKELGFKKVVIGAMDSHDKVNGKGRKIIQEAGIETVSGILEKECTELNKRFFTYHEKKRPYIILKWAESADGFMDRDFRPCPISNPLVNQFVHQIRSDEHAILVGTQTALNDNPSLTVRNITGTNPVRILIDFDLKVPADFNMYNNEASTLVFNSVKESVESNIRFIKIGKENFLSDLTDALYREQIQSVIIEGGRFTLQQFIDEHLWDEALVIKNENLYLENGTKAPEFPFVPAKIETFSDNTIGFYQRKIL; encoded by the coding sequence ATGCAGGAAGAATTTTATATCAGCAGATGCATTGAACTGGCCCGGAAAGCCACCGGTAAAACCTATCCTAACCCTTTGGTGGGAAGCGTCATTGTTCACAACGGGAAAATTATCGGGGAAGGCTATCATCACAAGGCCGGTGAACCTCATGCGGAAATCAATGCCATCCATTCCGTTGCCGATAAAAGCCTGATTCCGGAATCTACCATCTATGTTTCGCTGGAGCCCTGTGCCCATTACGGGAAAACACCTCCGTGTGCCTTAAAAATTAAAGAACTCGGATTTAAGAAAGTGGTGATCGGAGCTATGGACTCCCATGATAAAGTGAACGGAAAAGGCAGGAAAATTATTCAGGAAGCCGGTATTGAAACAGTCTCAGGAATCCTGGAAAAAGAATGCACCGAACTTAATAAAAGGTTTTTTACGTATCATGAAAAGAAAAGGCCGTATATTATCTTGAAGTGGGCGGAATCTGCAGACGGGTTTATGGACAGGGATTTCAGGCCCTGCCCTATTTCCAATCCGCTCGTCAATCAGTTCGTCCATCAGATAAGGTCAGATGAACATGCCATTTTAGTGGGAACACAGACAGCGCTCAATGACAACCCGAGTCTCACGGTAAGGAATATTACCGGAACCAATCCGGTAAGGATTTTAATTGACTTTGATTTGAAAGTTCCTGCAGATTTCAATATGTATAACAATGAAGCCTCAACGCTGGTTTTTAACTCGGTAAAAGAAAGCGTTGAAAGTAACATCCGGTTTATTAAAATCGGAAAGGAAAATTTCCTGTCAGATTTAACGGATGCTTTATACAGGGAACAGATCCAGTCTGTGATTATTGAGGGCGGAAGGTTTACTTTGCAGCAGTTTATTGATGAGCATCTCTGGGACGAAGCCCTGGTCATTAAAAATGAAAACCTGTACCTGGAGAACGGCACGAAAGCACCTGAATTCCCTTTTGTACCGGCGAAAATTGAAACCTTCTCAGACAATACAATCGGATTCTATCAGAGAAAAATCTTATAA
- a CDS encoding bacteriocin-like protein — protein sequence MKNLKKIHREELKNIAGGIAPQCCSYYPANLQRCCATPSSMSCPPPWLEGTFPC from the coding sequence ATGAAAAATCTGAAAAAAATCCACAGAGAAGAATTGAAAAATATAGCAGGAGGAATAGCTCCGCAATGCTGTTCCTACTATCCTGCAAATTTACAGAGATGCTGCGCTACCCCATCAAGTATGAGCTGCCCGCCGCCCTGGCTTGAGGGAACTTTCCCATGCTGA
- the aroE gene encoding shikimate dehydrogenase (AroE; catalyzes the conversion of shikimate to 3-dehydroshikimate) — protein sequence MDSNKKLGLIGKNIAYSFSKKFFENKFQKLMLKGYSYDIFDVAEIEEVPDIFSAPGIVGCNVTIPYKEKIIGYLDELSDEAQKIGAVNCILIENGKKTGYNTDAFGFEKTLVLHKKPHQNTALILGNGGAAKAVRYVLDKHGISALTVARTSEVNFENLDKETIGNHKIIIQCTPVGTFPDVDDCLDFPFEGLTEDHLVIDLIYNPNYTRFITKASEKGAKTVNGYYMLEQQAEKAWEIWNFQKK from the coding sequence ATGGATTCCAATAAAAAATTAGGCCTGATCGGGAAGAACATTGCCTATTCCTTTTCGAAGAAGTTCTTTGAAAACAAGTTTCAGAAACTGATGCTGAAAGGGTATTCCTATGATATTTTTGATGTGGCGGAAATTGAGGAGGTCCCGGATATTTTTTCCGCTCCCGGCATTGTGGGATGCAATGTAACCATTCCTTATAAAGAGAAAATCATCGGATATCTGGATGAACTGAGCGATGAAGCCCAAAAGATCGGTGCCGTTAACTGTATCCTGATTGAAAACGGAAAGAAAACAGGCTATAACACGGATGCTTTCGGTTTTGAAAAAACCCTGGTCCTGCATAAAAAGCCCCATCAAAATACCGCCCTGATCCTGGGGAACGGAGGCGCGGCAAAAGCCGTACGCTATGTGCTGGATAAACACGGAATCAGTGCGCTTACAGTTGCAAGGACCTCTGAAGTGAATTTTGAAAACCTGGATAAGGAAACCATCGGAAATCATAAAATCATCATCCAGTGCACACCTGTGGGAACCTTCCCTGATGTCGACGACTGCCTGGATTTCCCTTTTGAAGGCCTTACGGAAGACCACCTTGTCATTGACCTGATCTACAACCCTAATTATACCCGGTTCATCACAAAAGCTTCAGAAAAAGGAGCGAAAACAGTGAACGGATATTATATGCTTGAACAGCAAGCAGAAAAAGCCTGGGAAATTTGGAATTTTCAAAAAAAATAA